The Variovorax paradoxus genome window below encodes:
- a CDS encoding electron transfer flavoprotein subunit beta/FixA family protein, with product MKAFVAVKRVVDYNVKVRVKSDGTGVDIANVKMSMNPFDEIAVEEAVRLKEKGVVTEVIAVSCGDAKSQETLRTAMAIGADRGILVETSEELQPLAVAKLLKALVDKEQPSLIILGKQAIDDDANQTGQMLAALADLPQATFASKVEVAGDKANVTREVDGGLETVSLTLPAVITTDLRLNEPRYVTLPNIMKAKKKQLDTFKPEDLGVDVKPRLKTLKVSEPPKRGAGIKVPDVATLVDKLKNEAKVI from the coding sequence ATGAAGGCCTTCGTCGCGGTCAAGCGGGTCGTCGACTACAACGTGAAGGTGCGCGTCAAGAGCGACGGCACGGGCGTGGACATCGCCAACGTCAAGATGAGCATGAACCCCTTCGACGAGATCGCCGTCGAAGAGGCCGTGCGCCTGAAGGAGAAGGGCGTGGTGACCGAGGTCATCGCCGTCTCGTGCGGCGACGCCAAGTCGCAGGAAACCCTGCGCACCGCGATGGCCATCGGCGCCGACCGCGGCATCCTGGTCGAGACCTCGGAAGAGCTGCAGCCGCTGGCCGTGGCCAAGCTGCTCAAGGCGCTGGTCGACAAGGAACAGCCCTCGCTCATCATCCTCGGAAAGCAGGCCATCGACGACGATGCCAACCAGACTGGCCAGATGCTGGCCGCGCTGGCCGACCTGCCGCAAGCCACCTTCGCCTCGAAGGTCGAAGTCGCCGGTGACAAGGCCAACGTCACGCGCGAAGTCGACGGCGGCCTCGAGACCGTCTCGCTCACGCTGCCGGCCGTCATCACGACCGACCTGCGCCTCAACGAGCCGCGCTACGTGACGCTGCCCAACATCATGAAGGCCAAGAAGAAGCAGCTCGACACCTTCAAGCCCGAGGACCTCGGCGTGGACGTCAAGCCGCGCCTGAAGACCCTCAAGGTCTCGGAACCGCCGAAGCGCGGTGCCGGCATCAAGGTGCCCGACGTGGCGACCCTGGTGGACAAGCTGAAGAACGAAGCCAAAGTGATCTGA
- a CDS encoding acyl-CoA/acyl-ACP dehydrogenase has product MTKNAVDKYQDIRDAVRALCAEFPDEYHRKIDEQRAYPEAFVDALTKAGWLAALIPAEYGGSGLGLTEASVIMEEINRSGGNSGACHGQMYNMGTLLRHGSEQQKQLYLPKIASGEWRLQSMGVTEPTTGTDTTKIKTTAVKKGDRYVINGQKVWISRVQHSDWMILLARTTPLAEVKKKSEGMSIFLVDLRAAEKSGMTVRPIPNMVNHETNELFFENLEIPAENLIGEEGQGFKYILDGLNAERTLIAAECIGDGYWFIDRVTKYVNERVVFGRPIGQNQGVQFPIADAYIEVEAANLMRFKACELFDAHQPCGAQANMAKYLAAKASWEAANTCLQFHGGFGFANEYDIERKFRETRLYQVAPISTNLIYAYVAEHLLGLPRSF; this is encoded by the coding sequence ATGACGAAGAACGCCGTCGACAAGTACCAAGACATCCGCGATGCCGTGCGCGCCCTCTGCGCCGAGTTTCCCGACGAATACCACCGCAAGATCGACGAGCAGCGCGCCTATCCCGAGGCCTTCGTCGATGCGCTGACCAAGGCCGGCTGGCTCGCGGCGCTGATCCCCGCCGAGTATGGCGGCTCGGGCCTGGGCCTGACCGAGGCCTCGGTGATCATGGAGGAGATCAACCGCTCGGGCGGCAACTCCGGCGCCTGCCACGGCCAGATGTACAACATGGGCACGCTGCTACGCCACGGCTCGGAGCAGCAGAAGCAGCTCTACCTGCCCAAGATCGCCTCGGGCGAATGGCGCCTGCAGTCCATGGGCGTGACCGAGCCCACGACCGGCACCGACACCACCAAGATCAAGACCACCGCCGTGAAGAAGGGCGACCGCTACGTCATCAACGGCCAGAAGGTCTGGATCTCGCGCGTACAGCACTCCGACTGGATGATCCTGCTGGCGCGCACCACGCCGCTGGCCGAGGTCAAGAAGAAGTCCGAGGGCATGTCGATCTTCCTGGTCGACCTGCGCGCGGCCGAGAAGAGCGGGATGACGGTGCGGCCGATCCCGAACATGGTGAATCACGAGACCAACGAGCTGTTCTTCGAGAACCTCGAGATCCCGGCCGAGAACCTGATCGGCGAGGAAGGCCAGGGCTTCAAGTACATCCTCGACGGGCTCAATGCCGAGCGCACGCTGATCGCGGCCGAATGCATCGGCGACGGCTACTGGTTCATCGACCGCGTGACCAAGTACGTCAACGAGCGCGTGGTGTTCGGCCGCCCGATCGGCCAGAACCAGGGCGTGCAGTTCCCGATCGCCGACGCCTATATCGAGGTCGAGGCCGCCAACCTCATGCGCTTCAAGGCCTGCGAGCTGTTCGACGCGCACCAGCCCTGCGGCGCGCAGGCCAACATGGCGAAGTACCTGGCGGCCAAGGCGAGCTGGGAAGCGGCCAACACCTGCCTGCAGTTCCATGGCGGCTTCGGCTTCGCGAACGAATACGACATCGAGCGCAAGTTCCGCGAGACGCGCCTCTACCAGGTCGCGCCGATCTCCACCAACCTGATCTACGCGTACGTGGCGGAGCACCTGCTCGGCCTGCCGCGTTCCTTCTGA
- a CDS encoding aldehyde dehydrogenase produces the protein MKRYSHWIDGQEAAPLGGTWFETHNPYTGEAWAEIASGSAADVDAAVQAAHRAFTEGPWSKFTATERGALLRRVGDLIARDARRLAEIEVRDNGKLLAEMLGQLHYIPQWFYYFGGLADKVEGRVMPLDKPGYFNFTRREPLGVVAAITPWNSPLLLATWKIAPALAAGCTVVIKPSEFTSASSLEFARLFEEAGFPAGVVNVVTGFGREVGATLVEHPRVAKITFTGADATGRAINEAAARQFKHVSLELGGKSPNIVFADANLDDAVNGAVSGIFAATGQTCIAGSRLLVQDAVYDEVVERLLALARTARMGDPMSMDTQVGPVTTRPQYDKVLSYIQIAKDEGARLLLGGGPATGEACGSGWFVQPTIFGDVDNGMRIAQEEVFGPVLSIIRFKDEDDAVRIANDVRFGLGSGVWTRDMGRAFRMSERLQAGMVWINTYRAVSFMSPFGGYKDSGLGRENGMDAINEYLQTKSVWINTGAATANPFVMR, from the coding sequence ATGAAACGCTACTCACACTGGATCGACGGACAGGAAGCCGCCCCCCTCGGCGGCACCTGGTTCGAAACACACAACCCCTACACCGGCGAGGCATGGGCCGAGATCGCCTCGGGCAGCGCGGCCGACGTGGACGCCGCCGTGCAGGCGGCGCACCGGGCCTTCACCGAGGGCCCGTGGTCGAAGTTCACGGCCACCGAGCGCGGTGCGCTGCTGCGCCGCGTCGGCGACCTGATCGCCCGCGATGCGCGCCGGCTGGCCGAGATCGAGGTGCGCGACAACGGCAAGCTGCTGGCCGAGATGCTGGGGCAGCTCCACTACATCCCCCAGTGGTTCTACTACTTCGGCGGGCTGGCGGACAAGGTCGAGGGGCGCGTGATGCCGCTCGACAAGCCGGGCTACTTCAACTTCACGCGCCGCGAGCCGCTCGGCGTGGTGGCCGCCATCACGCCCTGGAACTCGCCGCTGCTGCTGGCCACGTGGAAGATCGCCCCCGCGCTCGCCGCGGGCTGCACGGTGGTGATCAAGCCCTCGGAGTTCACGTCCGCGTCAAGCCTGGAGTTCGCCCGGCTGTTCGAGGAGGCGGGCTTTCCCGCCGGCGTGGTCAACGTGGTCACGGGCTTCGGCCGCGAGGTGGGCGCCACGCTCGTCGAGCATCCGCGGGTCGCGAAGATCACCTTCACCGGCGCCGACGCCACCGGTCGCGCCATCAACGAGGCGGCCGCGCGCCAGTTCAAGCACGTGAGCCTGGAGCTCGGCGGCAAGTCGCCCAACATCGTCTTCGCGGACGCGAACCTCGACGACGCCGTGAACGGCGCGGTCTCGGGCATCTTCGCCGCCACCGGCCAGACCTGCATCGCGGGCTCGCGCCTGCTGGTGCAGGACGCGGTGTACGACGAGGTGGTCGAGCGCCTGCTGGCGCTGGCGCGCACCGCGCGCATGGGCGACCCGATGTCGATGGACACCCAGGTCGGCCCGGTGACCACGCGGCCCCAGTACGACAAGGTGCTGAGCTACATCCAGATCGCGAAGGACGAGGGCGCCCGGCTGCTGCTCGGCGGCGGTCCCGCCACGGGCGAGGCCTGCGGCAGCGGATGGTTCGTGCAGCCGACGATCTTCGGCGACGTCGACAACGGCATGCGCATCGCGCAGGAGGAGGTCTTCGGCCCCGTGCTCTCGATCATCCGCTTCAAGGACGAGGACGATGCGGTGCGCATCGCCAACGACGTGCGCTTCGGGCTCGGCTCGGGCGTGTGGACGCGCGACATGGGCCGCGCGTTCCGGATGTCCGAGCGGCTGCAGGCCGGCATGGTGTGGATCAACACCTACCGCGCCGTGAGCTTCATGTCGCCGTTCGGCGGCTACAAGGATTCGGGCCTGGGCCGCGAGAACGGCATGGACGCGATCAACGAATACCTGCAGACCAAGAGCGTCTGGATCAACACCGGCGCGGCGACGGCCAACCCCTTCGTCATGCGCTGA
- a CDS encoding aldehyde dehydrogenase, translating into MSSTAKNQAVLNRREVVARILRDRGEALAITSLGNPTFDVAAAGDGPQNFYLWGAMGGAVMVGLGLARAQPKKRVIVFVGDGEMMMGLGSLATAAVDRTENLTVVVIDNEHYAETGMQPAHAGRGVNITEVAKATGFPQALTVRTAAELEEAVDRILNGQGPVLATIKVTTDPAPTALPPRDGPFLRSRFRTALLGAEAHV; encoded by the coding sequence ATGTCATCCACAGCCAAGAACCAAGCCGTCCTGAATCGCCGCGAAGTGGTGGCGCGCATCCTTCGCGACCGGGGCGAGGCGCTGGCCATCACCAGCCTGGGCAACCCGACCTTCGACGTGGCCGCCGCGGGCGACGGTCCGCAGAACTTCTACCTCTGGGGCGCGATGGGCGGCGCCGTGATGGTGGGCCTGGGCCTGGCCCGCGCGCAGCCGAAGAAGCGCGTCATCGTGTTCGTCGGCGACGGCGAGATGATGATGGGCCTGGGCTCGCTGGCGACCGCCGCGGTCGACCGCACCGAGAACCTCACGGTCGTCGTGATCGACAACGAGCATTACGCCGAGACCGGCATGCAGCCGGCCCACGCGGGCCGCGGCGTCAACATCACCGAGGTGGCCAAGGCCACGGGCTTCCCGCAGGCGCTGACGGTGCGCACGGCCGCGGAGCTCGAGGAGGCGGTCGACAGGATCCTCAACGGCCAGGGCCCGGTGCTCGCGACCATCAAGGTCACGACCGATCCCGCGCCGACGGCGCTGCCGCCGCGCGACGGCCCGTTCCTGCGCAGCCGCTTTCGCACCGCGCTGCTGGGCGCCGAAGCGCACGTCTGA
- a CDS encoding electron transfer flavoprotein subunit alpha/FixB family protein has product MTALVIAEHDHASIKPATLNTVTAAFACGGDVHVLVAGANAAEAAKAAAQIAGVTKVIAADSPSLAENLAENVAAQVLAIAGNYSHILFPSTANGKNVAPRVAAKLDVAQISDITKVDSPDTFERPIYAGNAIATVQSSDATKVITVRTTGFDAAAATGGSAAIETAEGVADSGKSSFVGREVTKSERPELTAAKIIVSGGRALGSAEKFTEVMAPLADKLNAGLGASRAAVDAGYAPNDWQVGQTGKIVAPQLYIAAGISGAIQHLAGMKDSKVIVAINKDEEAPIFSVADYGLVADLFTAVPELANGI; this is encoded by the coding sequence ATGACCGCACTCGTCATTGCCGAACACGACCACGCCAGCATCAAGCCGGCCACCCTCAACACCGTGACCGCCGCGTTCGCCTGCGGTGGCGACGTCCACGTGCTCGTGGCCGGCGCCAACGCGGCCGAAGCCGCCAAGGCCGCGGCCCAGATCGCTGGCGTCACCAAGGTCATCGCGGCCGACAGCCCTAGCCTCGCCGAGAACCTGGCCGAGAACGTCGCGGCGCAAGTCCTTGCGATCGCCGGCAACTACAGCCACATCCTGTTCCCCTCGACCGCCAACGGCAAGAACGTCGCGCCGCGCGTGGCGGCCAAGCTCGACGTCGCGCAGATCAGCGACATCACCAAGGTCGACAGCCCCGACACCTTCGAACGTCCGATCTACGCGGGCAACGCGATCGCCACCGTGCAGAGCAGCGATGCCACCAAGGTGATCACCGTTCGCACCACCGGCTTCGACGCCGCAGCCGCCACCGGTGGCAGCGCAGCGATCGAAACCGCCGAAGGCGTGGCCGACAGCGGCAAGAGCAGCTTCGTGGGCCGCGAGGTCACGAAGAGCGAGCGCCCCGAACTGACGGCCGCCAAGATCATCGTCTCGGGTGGCCGCGCGCTGGGCAGCGCCGAGAAGTTCACCGAAGTGATGGCCCCGCTGGCCGACAAGCTCAACGCCGGTCTCGGTGCCAGCCGCGCAGCCGTCGACGCGGGCTACGCGCCGAACGACTGGCAAGTGGGCCAGACCGGCAAGATCGTCGCGCCGCAGCTGTACATCGCCGCGGGCATCTCGGGCGCGATCCAGCATCTGGCCGGCATGAAGGACTCCAAGGTGATCGTGGCGATCAACAAGGACGAGGAAGCACCGATCTTCTCGGTGGCCGACTACGGCCTCGTGGCCGACCTGTTCACGGCCGTGCCCGAACTCGCGAACGGAATCTAG
- a CDS encoding MaoC family dehydratase N-terminal domain-containing protein, with protein sequence MTTETSVDLRAWIGRTERGGDDVGAAPLSALAATFNRDDLAFNLGSDVPPLWHWLHFIPLARQDRIGADGHPLRGGFLPPIALPRRMWAGGELQFHHPLQVGDEITRQSRILDVDAKDGKSGPLVFVKVRHEISNARGIAITEQQDIVYRGMPAAGAPAPAGKQAATDEDYRETVVPDPVLLFRYSALTFNGHRIHYDRPYATEVEGYPGLVVHGPMVATLLLGLASRQQPQRRVRGFAFRAVHPLFDTAAFELCGKAEADGSQKLWARNHDGALAMEARASFF encoded by the coding sequence ATGACTACCGAGACCTCCGTCGACCTTCGGGCCTGGATCGGCCGTACCGAGCGCGGGGGCGACGACGTCGGCGCCGCGCCCCTGTCGGCGCTGGCCGCCACGTTCAACCGGGACGACCTCGCCTTCAACCTGGGCAGCGACGTGCCCCCGCTGTGGCACTGGCTGCACTTCATCCCGCTGGCGCGCCAGGACCGGATCGGTGCCGACGGCCACCCGCTGCGCGGCGGCTTCCTGCCGCCGATCGCGCTGCCGCGCCGCATGTGGGCCGGCGGCGAGCTGCAGTTCCACCATCCGCTGCAGGTGGGCGACGAGATCACGCGCCAGTCGCGCATCCTCGATGTGGATGCCAAGGACGGCAAGAGCGGGCCGCTGGTTTTCGTCAAGGTCCGCCACGAGATCTCGAATGCCCGGGGCATCGCCATCACCGAGCAGCAGGACATCGTCTACCGCGGCATGCCGGCCGCGGGCGCGCCCGCCCCGGCGGGAAAGCAGGCGGCCACGGACGAGGACTACCGCGAGACCGTCGTGCCCGACCCGGTGCTGCTGTTCCGCTATTCCGCGCTGACCTTCAACGGCCACCGCATCCACTACGACCGGCCCTATGCTACCGAAGTCGAGGGCTATCCGGGCCTGGTGGTCCATGGCCCGATGGTGGCCACGCTGCTGCTGGGGCTCGCGAGCCGCCAGCAGCCGCAGCGCCGCGTGCGCGGCTTCGCCTTCCGCGCCGTGCATCCCCTGTTCGACACCGCGGCCTTCGAGCTGTGCGGCAAGGCCGAGGCCGACGGTTCGCAGAAACTGTGGGCACGCAACCATGACGGCGCGCTGGCGATGGAAGCCCGCGCCAGTTTTTTCTAA
- a CDS encoding MmgE/PrpD family protein: protein MTTSSTAESILARFAADLKAEDIPPAVLRRAEDLLLDWIGSALAGKGARPVETITRFASAMGAGDGRSEILIHRTRSSPLMAAMANAAASHFAEQDDVHNGSVFHPAAVVFPVALAIAQAHGLSGAQLLTAAVAGYEVGIRVGEFLGRSHYKIFHTTGTAGAVAAAVTAGHLLALTPDQMSHAIGSAGTQASGLWEFLRDAADSKQLHTAHAAGAGLTAAYLAKDDFTGARRILTGAQGMAAGMSSDADPARLTDGLGTRWALAETSFKFHASCRHTHPAADALQQILQRHQLAAGDVKAVTAQVHQAAIDVLGPVTDPQTVHQSKFSMGTVLGLVAVHGRAGLAEFDGHFKDAAVSAFHDKVSMVLDAEVDRAYPARWIGKVHVDTIDGRRLEGRVDEPKGDPGNTLERHELEEKATRLALYRDGATAAEMQSVIGWAWSLMSVARVGILLEPVASR, encoded by the coding sequence ATGACCACCTCGAGCACCGCCGAGTCCATCCTGGCGCGCTTTGCCGCCGACCTGAAGGCCGAAGACATTCCGCCCGCGGTGCTGCGCCGCGCCGAGGACCTGCTCCTCGACTGGATCGGCTCGGCACTGGCCGGCAAGGGCGCGCGCCCGGTCGAGACCATCACCCGCTTCGCGTCCGCCATGGGCGCGGGCGATGGCCGCAGCGAGATCCTGATCCACCGCACGCGCTCCAGCCCCCTGATGGCCGCGATGGCGAATGCCGCGGCCTCGCACTTCGCCGAGCAGGACGACGTGCACAACGGCTCCGTGTTCCATCCGGCCGCCGTGGTGTTCCCGGTGGCGCTCGCGATCGCCCAGGCGCATGGCCTCAGCGGCGCGCAGCTGCTGACCGCGGCGGTCGCCGGCTACGAGGTCGGCATCCGCGTCGGCGAGTTCCTGGGCCGCTCGCACTACAAGATCTTCCACACCACCGGCACCGCGGGCGCCGTGGCCGCCGCGGTGACGGCCGGCCACCTGCTGGCGCTCACGCCCGACCAGATGTCGCATGCCATCGGTTCCGCGGGCACCCAGGCCTCGGGCCTGTGGGAGTTCCTGCGCGACGCCGCCGATTCGAAGCAGCTGCACACGGCGCACGCGGCCGGCGCCGGCCTCACGGCCGCCTACCTGGCCAAGGACGACTTCACGGGCGCGCGGCGCATTCTGACCGGCGCGCAGGGCATGGCCGCGGGCATGTCGAGCGACGCCGATCCGGCGCGGCTCACGGACGGCCTCGGCACACGCTGGGCGCTGGCCGAGACCTCGTTCAAGTTCCACGCCTCGTGCCGCCACACGCACCCCGCGGCCGATGCACTGCAGCAGATCCTGCAGCGCCACCAGCTCGCGGCCGGCGACGTGAAGGCGGTGACGGCGCAGGTGCACCAGGCGGCCATCGACGTCCTCGGCCCGGTCACCGATCCGCAGACCGTGCACCAGTCGAAGTTCTCGATGGGCACCGTGCTCGGCCTGGTGGCCGTGCATGGCCGCGCGGGCCTGGCGGAATTCGACGGACACTTCAAGGACGCCGCGGTCTCGGCCTTCCACGACAAGGTCAGCATGGTCCTCGATGCCGAGGTGGACCGGGCCTATCCAGCGCGATGGATCGGCAAGGTGCATGTTGATACCATCGACGGACGCCGCCTCGAGGGCCGTGTCGACGAGCCCAAGGGCGATCCCGGCAACACCCTCGAGCGCCATGAACTGGAAGAGAAGGCGACGCGCCTGGCCCTCTACCGCGACGGCGCCACGGCCGCCGAGATGCAGAGCGTCATCGGCTGGGCCTGGTCGCTGATGTCGGTGGCGCGCGTCGGCATCCTGCTGGAGCCGGTCGCTTCCCGATGA
- a CDS encoding CoA ester lyase — MTLSQRSFLFVPANRPDRFDKALACGADAVVIDLEDAVPPENKTEARHSVAAWLAAHHRVIVRINAADTPWFKDDLALARLPGVAGIMLPKTERIDEVFSVSCIGAGTAVFPMIETAAGLHNVHTIARAQGVQRLVFGSIDFQLDLGISGDELELLPYRAQLVMASRLARLGAPIDGVSTSIDDQAALTADTLRSRRLGFGAKLCIHPKQVGAVNASFCATAEELAWARRVLEAAARSAGAAVAVDGKMVDRPVMMRAQAIVQEAGERALKLAGTAGAQA, encoded by the coding sequence ATGACACTGTCCCAACGCTCCTTCCTCTTCGTGCCCGCGAACCGTCCCGACCGCTTCGACAAGGCGCTGGCCTGCGGCGCCGATGCCGTCGTCATCGACCTCGAGGACGCGGTGCCTCCCGAGAACAAGACCGAGGCGCGCCATTCCGTGGCCGCCTGGCTGGCGGCCCACCATCGCGTGATCGTCCGCATCAACGCAGCCGACACGCCGTGGTTCAAGGACGACCTGGCGCTGGCCCGCCTGCCCGGCGTGGCCGGGATCATGCTGCCGAAGACGGAGCGCATCGACGAGGTGTTCAGCGTGTCGTGCATCGGCGCGGGCACGGCGGTGTTTCCGATGATCGAGACCGCCGCCGGCCTGCACAACGTCCACACCATCGCGCGGGCGCAGGGCGTGCAGCGGCTGGTGTTCGGCTCGATCGACTTCCAGCTCGATCTGGGCATCTCGGGCGACGAGCTCGAGCTGCTGCCCTACCGCGCGCAACTGGTGATGGCCTCGCGCCTGGCCCGGCTGGGCGCGCCGATCGACGGCGTCAGCACCTCGATCGACGACCAGGCCGCGCTCACGGCCGACACGCTGCGCTCGCGGCGGCTCGGCTTCGGCGCCAAGCTGTGCATCCATCCGAAGCAGGTGGGCGCGGTGAACGCGTCCTTCTGCGCCACCGCCGAGGAACTCGCCTGGGCGCGCCGCGTGCTCGAGGCGGCCGCGCGGTCGGCGGGTGCCGCCGTCGCGGTGGACGGCAAGATGGTGGACCGCCCCGTGATGATGCGTGCCCAGGCGATCGTGCAGGAAGCCGGCGAACGCGCATTGAAGCTGGCCGGCACGGCGGGAGCGCAGGCATGA
- a CDS encoding LysR family transcriptional regulator codes for MIHFDLVDLRLFLAIAEANSLTRGAEATFMSVSAASIRVKNLEESVGTKLLYRSSQGVTLSPPGQALAYHARLVVGQLEHLRNDLQEYASGIKGHLRVFASTTAITDFLPAVMSRYLITHPDVNVDLRERGSGDIVRAVSDGHTDIGIVSGRVRTEGLEVVPYREDRLVLVVPDGHALAARSPVPFAETLEYEHVVLNEGTAIHSFLNQIARDMNRVLKPRIQVGNFEACCKMTESNVGISIMPGTSAERYRQYMAVQVVQLEDDWALRNLQICFRSLEALPGFARDLVELLKADALSARRASDA; via the coding sequence ATGATCCATTTCGATTTGGTAGACCTGCGGCTGTTCCTGGCCATCGCCGAGGCCAACAGCCTCACGCGCGGCGCCGAGGCCACGTTCATGTCGGTCTCGGCGGCGAGCATCCGCGTCAAGAACCTCGAGGAGAGCGTGGGCACCAAGCTGCTGTACCGCAGCAGCCAGGGCGTGACCCTCTCGCCGCCGGGCCAGGCGCTGGCCTATCACGCGCGCCTGGTGGTCGGCCAGCTCGAACACCTGCGCAACGACCTGCAGGAGTACGCCAGCGGCATCAAGGGCCATCTGCGCGTGTTCGCGAGCACGACGGCCATCACCGACTTCCTGCCGGCCGTGATGAGCCGCTACCTCATCACCCATCCCGACGTGAACGTCGACCTGCGCGAGCGCGGCAGCGGCGACATCGTGCGCGCGGTGTCCGACGGCCACACCGACATCGGCATCGTCTCGGGGCGCGTGCGCACCGAGGGGCTCGAGGTCGTGCCCTATCGCGAGGACCGGCTGGTGCTGGTGGTGCCCGATGGCCATGCGCTGGCGGCCCGCTCGCCGGTGCCCTTCGCCGAGACCCTCGAGTACGAGCACGTGGTGCTCAACGAGGGCACGGCGATCCATTCGTTCCTGAACCAGATCGCGCGCGACATGAACCGCGTGCTCAAGCCGCGCATCCAGGTCGGCAACTTCGAGGCCTGCTGCAAGATGACCGAATCGAACGTCGGCATCAGCATCATGCCGGGCACTTCGGCCGAGCGTTACCGGCAGTACATGGCGGTCCAGGTCGTCCAGCTCGAGGACGACTGGGCCCTGCGCAACCTGCAGATCTGCTTTCGCAGCCTCGAAGCCTTGCCGGGCTTCGCGCGCGACCTGGTCGAGCTGCTGAAGGCCGACGCGCTGTCGGCCAGGCGCGCATCGGACGCCTAG
- a CDS encoding phosphonopyruvate decarboxylase, with product MSTIDWPQQIFEGFKNLGVRQVAYVPDAGHSQLIRLCEADPEIHAVSLTTEEEGVAMLGGAWLGGDRGVLLLQSSGVGNCINMLSLQHETRMPLFMVVTMRGEWGEFNPWQVAMGKSTQAVLEDSGVYVYRADTPEEVPPTVLAGAKFAYQTGRSVAVLIGQRVIGTKNFNK from the coding sequence ATGTCCACCATCGATTGGCCCCAGCAAATCTTCGAAGGCTTCAAGAACCTCGGCGTCCGGCAGGTCGCCTACGTCCCCGACGCGGGCCACAGCCAGCTGATCCGCCTGTGCGAGGCGGACCCCGAGATCCACGCGGTATCGCTCACCACCGAGGAGGAGGGCGTCGCGATGCTGGGCGGTGCCTGGCTCGGCGGCGACCGCGGCGTGCTGCTGCTGCAGTCCAGCGGCGTCGGCAACTGCATCAACATGCTGTCGCTGCAGCACGAGACGCGCATGCCGCTGTTCATGGTCGTGACGATGCGCGGCGAGTGGGGCGAGTTCAACCCCTGGCAGGTCGCGATGGGCAAGTCGACGCAGGCGGTGCTCGAGGACTCGGGCGTGTACGTGTACCGCGCCGATACGCCCGAGGAGGTTCCGCCCACCGTGCTCGCCGGCGCGAAGTTCGCCTACCAGACCGGGCGCAGCGTCGCGGTGCTGATCGGACAGCGCGTCATCGGCACGAAGAATTTCAACAAGTGA
- a CDS encoding CoA transferase — MARSSSRRPLEGITVVTLEHAVAAPFATRQLADMGARVIKIERPGAGDFARAYDRRVRGEASYFVWINRSKESITLDVKHPEARQVLARLLGQADVLVQNLAPGAAARLGLSEEALRPTHQRLIVCDISGYGSAGPFRDKKAYDLLIQAEAGLLSVTGSPEEMARAGISVADIAAGMYAYSAVLAALIQRGITGEGSHIDVSMLECLAEWMGNPLYYGFEGQAQAVRAGASHPSIYPYGPFTAGDGKTVLFGLQNEREWKAFCEQVLAHPELATDERFDANAKRSAHRVELKQRIESLLQPLTAAQCIERLDAAHIGNASVNGIADVWAHPQLRARERWREVGSPVGPIPALKPPADNDRFEPRMDPVPALGEHTDAILRELGYGREDIARLRDSQIL, encoded by the coding sequence ATGGCACGCAGCTCCAGCAGGCGCCCGCTCGAAGGCATCACCGTCGTCACGCTCGAGCACGCGGTCGCGGCGCCCTTCGCCACGCGCCAGCTCGCGGACATGGGCGCGCGGGTCATCAAGATCGAGCGCCCGGGCGCCGGCGATTTCGCGCGCGCCTACGACCGGCGGGTCCGGGGCGAGGCCTCCTATTTCGTCTGGATCAACCGGTCCAAGGAGAGCATCACCCTCGACGTCAAGCATCCCGAGGCGCGGCAGGTGCTGGCCAGGCTGCTGGGTCAGGCCGACGTGCTGGTGCAGAACCTGGCGCCCGGCGCCGCGGCGCGGCTCGGCCTGTCCGAGGAAGCGCTGCGCCCCACGCACCAGCGACTGATCGTCTGCGACATCTCGGGCTACGGCAGCGCGGGACCGTTCCGCGACAAGAAGGCCTACGACCTGCTGATCCAGGCCGAGGCGGGCCTGCTGTCGGTGACCGGCTCGCCCGAGGAGATGGCGCGCGCCGGCATCTCGGTGGCCGACATCGCCGCCGGCATGTATGCCTACAGCGCGGTGCTGGCCGCGCTGATCCAGCGCGGCATCACCGGCGAGGGCAGCCACATCGACGTGTCGATGCTCGAGTGCCTCGCCGAATGGATGGGCAACCCGCTCTACTACGGCTTCGAGGGCCAGGCGCAGGCCGTGCGCGCGGGCGCCAGCCATCCGAGCATCTATCCCTACGGTCCCTTCACCGCGGGCGACGGCAAGACCGTGCTGTTCGGCCTGCAGAACGAGCGCGAGTGGAAGGCCTTCTGCGAACAGGTGCTCGCGCACCCGGAGCTGGCCACCGACGAGCGCTTCGACGCCAACGCCAAGCGCAGCGCCCACCGGGTGGAACTCAAGCAGCGCATCGAGTCGCTGCTGCAGCCGCTGACGGCGGCCCAGTGCATCGAGCGCCTCGACGCCGCCCACATCGGCAATGCCAGCGTCAACGGCATCGCGGACGTGTGGGCCCATCCCCAGCTGCGCGCCCGCGAGCGCTGGCGCGAGGTGGGTTCGCCGGTCGGGCCGATCCCGGCGCTGAAGCCGCCGGCCGACAACGACCGCTTCGAGCCGCGCATGGACCCGGTTCCCGCGCTGGGCGAGCACACCGACGCCATCCTGCGAGAGCTGGGCTACGGCCGCGAAGACATCGCGCGCCTGCGCGACAGCCAGATCCTCTGA